GGATGTGTTCCGATCGGATACCACAGCTGTTTGAACGCCACGTTAAGGTGTTTCGGAAATGAAGGTCGATTTTTTTATGGAGTAAAATTGTAAAAAAAGAATACCACCTTTTTGTAAGGTGTTAGTTCTTTATTCAATGCGCTGATAATATTACGAGGGGAATCATTCGGAAGGAGAATTCAGTTATCTAGTCGCCCACGCGTACGTAGCGTGTTTGACGCTGTCAGAGAGGTGTGCTAATTAGCACGTGTACTTGCAGACATGACTCACTAGAAAAGCTCGAtttatcaaatttaacacaataCGCAAATAGCTGTCGCCCTTTTGGCACAAGAAATAACTGCAGCATCTGTCAATGCTCATCAAACGAAATCAAGGCGCTTCGAAACAGTCAGACGATGTCCATGCAGTTGAAGATAAATTATAATAAATAAGACTATGtacaatatacatatgtacaatCTAACGCAACCCACCGAGAACCTGTCAGAGGCTAAGCCTTTGGTTTAATTACACATATCGCACATATGCGTGGAAAAAAGTACGCACACGCACGTGTCAAATACAGGTGCACTCTTTGGTACCCCttacaagcatacatacaacCCGTACGTAACACTCACTCGtttatacaaaatacaaacacgcacgcacacacaggcGCCAACGCACACGTTACGCATGCACTTCAAGCATAGGCTTAAGTTGAGGACGCACATCCGCTACTTGTATGAGTACATTGCGACAGTCGGTAACGTTCACGCATATATCAAGCACATTCATCCATTACACGCACGTGTTATTAGGAAACACCTAAATAGCAAGGCCATCAGTCACACAAGTACAAACAAGACAAATTATAAATTTAGAAAAATAAACGTAATTAACAATGAATGACTACTGACATAGGAACTCCCCTGACGCGCTACCACCCACCCAACACCCCTGAGATTCATATGATGGTCTTTGCCCTCATGAAGGGCATCATCTCTGACTGGAAGGTTGCATTATCTGTTGGAGGGAGGCCGCCGTCGAACCCTGAAACAGTCGCaaaagaaagtgagtgagtgagtgagggagggagaaCATTGTAGATCGCATTTAATGTCCCCAGCAATCCCTGTAGGAAGACccaggttaaaattgatcttcagtaacccatgcttgtcgaaagagacgACTgacggaatcaggtggtcaggctcgccgacttgatTGACACGCATCCTAACTGCGCAaattgatgcccatgctgttgatcattggattgcctggtcatgactcgattattttaagACCGTCACCATACAGCTAGattattgccgagtgcggtgtaaaacataaaccattcgctcactcactaatgtCCAGTCATTCTAACAGTATCAGTAAGTACTTCAACATGAACCGTTTTCACTTGGAGAAAACAACGCTCTCCGCTCTCCAGGAAGATGATTTTTCCACTATGGAAACAATGCGTTAAATATATTGGTTCCAGATTTTGTACACAGGTCTTTCAGTGTCAACCTAATATTTAGGTACTAGGATTTCTTCACTTCGCCGGTAAGGCGGTGCCGAATGAGCCGCGACGTCCCGTTGTCATGTAACATTCGACCGTAACTTTCCGTAACCTGATTGTTCTTTCAGGCTACGGAAAGTGACGAGTAGTTTCGTATGGTCATGTGATAGTCACGTGCACGACACAActctgatttcaaacatgaatggCTGAATACCGCATCCGAGGGCTTCCACGACTGACACAAGAGCCCACATTGAATGTGTCCGAGCTGTACTCACCTTTGACAGTTAATGTATTCCTAGGTGGCGCTACGAATCGCCTCCGTGTGAACTCTTTGCCTGTGAGGTTGGTGATGCCGATCCTCGCTCCGCCGGTAGGGGCGCTGCATACTTTGGCGCAATGAGATTCGCTGTAAAACACGCCCTCCTCTGCAACACGAAATCAGTTGAAAAATCAGGGCGATTAAAAGAATACGGTCGGTTATGTCCTGACagtgtagacccgtgaagatttaTACATTCATGTTCAAAagcaccagtgaagatccgggttagaatcgatcattagcaacccatgcatgtcgtaagaggcgacaaatccGATTGTGTATGGCTCGCTGACTGACTTGATTGGCACATGCTATCGTATCTCAGTCAGGCACGTTGTAACCCATTTTTTCTCGTTAGCCGATACTTTGTAaaactttatatttagatagcaTTGAGGGCTCATCCAGCTTTTTTAGCAACTATCATGCGGAAGCCCGTGATTTTttcataatggtagctacgGCTCTACcagttgctgttgatcactggattgtctggtccagacccgattatttacagatcgccgccatatagctggaatattccggagtaaaaataaactcactcactcacttgcacgTTTTGGCTGAAATGTTGCGGCGTTAAACTGaactatatggcggaggtctgtaaataatcgaatcctgtgatcaacagcatgaccatcaatctgcgcaattgtgaaccaatgacatgtgtcaaccaagtcatcaagactgaccaccagatccccttagtcacctcgacaagcatcggttgctgaagatctaatcttccccgaatcttcacgggtcttaattGGTCAAGAACACGAGCGCCGATGTTGCACCATCGAACTTTATACATAATCACGGCAAACATGAGATTCGAACATACGACATATGGCGCACGCAGGCCAAAGGACGGAACCTTTTTGCACAGCGCACGGCGATTGATCTCATGCCAACCAAGCATCCTTTATTTTGGTGAAGCAGTCTCCTCCGAGAATTTTAGGACTGCTTCGTTTAATAGTGGCTCCGCACAAAAGCGGTGCAACCTGGTCAGGCAGAGTTGCGCACCTTACAAGAAGTTTTGGCCCCTTCCGGGGTCTTTGCCATTCATTGCaattactcactctctcacagtgGAATGTTTAATTCGCATTAGGAATTCAAAAACAATTATACACACAATTTCTGGCACCCCGCCATGACGCCATGATATTTCTCGAATATTgttacgtaaaactaaactcccttaTGGTATTCCATCATGGCTCACCTTGATAAGGGGTGCTGACCCGCTTCCGCCTTGGGAAATAAGTATGGGGGTTCTCCATGCTGGGCATCTCTAGCTGAAACAAGAACAGCTGGTTAAACCTGGATGTTTATATAGAGCTTGCTGACAtagtagacacatgtcattaggTCCCttttgcgtagatcaatgcacATGGTGTTGATAACTGTATTTTCTGGTATAAACTTGattagagctggaatattgctgtgtgcggcgtaaaaccaaactcactcagtcacttatATACGGATAACCCTCCACTGCTATTGCTTCCTCTTCAGGGTAGGTAGGTAGCTTAGTAGATACACCGTTTGATTCTGTACTTGGGGTagaatgtgtggagcccatttctggcgtcgtaatataactggtatattgctaaaagtggcatccTTACAGCCCTCAACGCTACATCAGCGACCCGAGCAATCCCTAGTCAGATACAACTAAACCAGTCcgtgatatcatgagcaaaaTCAGTGATTACGCTGTGCCTGACCAGAAATAAGTAGAGGCGTACTCAACTCCCAAGAGTGTTTTGGGTGTTCTCATACAGTATTCAACTATGGGACAAAAGCGTGGATGAGTGTGCGAGTTAAAATGTTTAGCCACATTTCATCACTGTCACAGCAGGGGCCACCGGAAATGGTCGGCTgaaattgtacccatggggggaaTTGAAACCGGGACCGGGTGTGATGGGTACACGTTTTAACTAGGCTATCCCCCTGTTCCTTCAagcaaaagaaaataaacacCCATGTAGGACGGTGTCTAGAACTGAATATATGCTTACGTATACGATAGCAGTGTTTTGAACTTTTGAAAGTTTATACATTTGTCTGCAGCGTTGAAACGCGTTTATGTGTTTACAATTCTTTAATGAAATCCATTTCCAAGTGTATATATTTCTGTCCTGCAGGGTAAAACCCGGTTGTGTTTCATACAGTGATCAGTGGTGAGCTTCGACGACTATTCGTCATGTGGGTAACGTTTGCATTTGTTTGGTGAAATCCAGTTTTCAGGTGAATAGCTTCTTTTGCCTGACAGCgtaaaacatgtttctgtttcaTGTAGATATTGGTTATGGTTTGAACCTCTAGTTTTGATTGGAGAAGACCAGTTTTTAAGTGTatacttgtgtatttgttttgccCGGTACTGTATATTTGACTGACTTACCGACTCGCACACTGGCAGCATCATTTCGTCACGGATGTCGGTCCGAGATGTGATGTTATTCTTTGGCACTGCAAGAACGGGATTACGGGGATCACTTGAAATGGAATAATCAGAAAAAAGCGAGGTACGAAAGGTACTCAACACTTTAGGCTTTAGATAACACAATGGATGTTTCCCTTATCGCAAACACATTTTCATCCAAATTTGATTTTAGTTTCTTTGATTTGTAATGAAAACTGAAcgctgaaaactgaaaaataaaaggaaacaaatgcaaaacaacaacagtaaaAAGGCAAAACAcctcccccccaaaaaaaaaaaaacaaaacaaaaaaacaacaacaacaaacaaacaaacaaaaaacaagtgTAGTTGGGCGTGTTTGCAGATAGTTTCTGACCTATTCCAACTGCTTTCTTCTCTTTGTCTCGCCGGAAGATGACGAGCCTCGGCTCTGGTGGTTTCCGGTATTCGAACTGCGTCGTGTACATGGAGGGAGTCAAGGTTTTGTCGGGGGTGGGTTCTTTCAACAGCGTCTGGACAGCGCACACCGGCTTCTGATAGAAAAGAAGTGTTGTTGTTACTTGTGATGTATTTTGGGCTAGAACGTATTGGCAATACCTGTTGGCTTGTGAAACACAGTTATCAGAATTGCCATGAATTGCGGatcgtctctctctctctctctctctctctctctctctctctctctctctctctctctctctctctctctctctctctctctctctctctctctctctctctctctctctctctctctctctctctctctctctctctctctcgtggtACTTAAGGTATAAGTCACCAACCTTCCCATGTAGCTGGTCAATGTGTCGGGCTAGGCCGGCGTGGGGGTTGTGGCGTCTTCCCCCATCCAGCTTCGTCAGCATCAGCTGAGATCGTCTCCGACCACTATCGGCGCATGATACAGGTCGAAATCGAACCCGATTCTCGGTCGCCCAATCTACTGCACTAAACTCCTTCCTGCAATTATAATAAATAACACGGGCATTATTAAACCTATCTACAGAGTGAGTGGTTTGGGTGTTTCTAGAGATGTGATATTTCAAGCGTCCAACCGTCAAGCGAAAGACGAGGGTTCGACTTCAGGTGTCATCTAGACGGCGTAGCCCTTTGGTAACACTTTTCACTGACTCTTATGTTTTAATTAATTCTGCATATATAAATCAaaacatgtgtatatatgtatgtatgtatgtatgtatgtatgtatgtatgtatgtatgtatgtatgtatgtatgtatgtatgtatgtatgtatgtatgtatgtatgtatgtatgtatgtatagtaGTGACACTGGAACAATAGTTAAAGATACCTAATTCATGAATTTCTATAAGAAGAGAGCTCCAGATGGAAATTCAATTTTAAAATACTTCAAAGTTATATAGCTGACACATTCTTTGGTTGTCGTTATTTTCCATCGCCTTGTGTCAGTTCTTGGGAGATGCTcgtaatttgtttgtttgttgatttatcTGCAGTTTTTGGCTGCAAATAACCAAGTCTGAACTAGGCAATCCAGTAATCActtgcatcgatctacgtaattgggaaccgatgacgtgtcagacaagtcagccagtctgaccacccaatcccgttagtcatgtcttacgacaagcatgggttacttaagatcagttctaacctgcaTCGTCATGGGTCCTTTCCAAACAGAGTTCAATAACGTCAGAATTCTTAATTTAAGCACAGGGAAATAAGAACTTAGTATGTAGATGGACATACAAAACAATAACCTGAATTCAATCTTTGACAAATGATTTTCCGCAAAAATCGGTGAACTGAACTCAAACGAAGAAACAGCTAATGCAAAtctatataaagaataaatcaGTTATCTCAGTTCAAACCCCAATAGCCAAAACCTCATGTGGAAGAAAGAAAACGGTCTATGCAAAAAATCCATAAAAAATGCTAATTCAAACGGATACCCATAAACCGATAAtcaacaaagaaaaataattaattCGTAATTAAATAATTTCAAAGACGACGTAAATGAGCTATtaatacattaaaaaaataatccTGTTATTTGAATTTAGCAGTTTCGACATGAAAGGCTGTTCTTCGTTATCATAAATTCTCCCCTGTCTTCATCAACGCACTTCCGGTACGATAAGAGATCACTAGACGGGAGCCCAGTTAGCCAAGTGCACTGTATTGACGTGTTACCGATGGTAATCTCACTGTTAGTACTAAGACCCCGGTCTCGGACAAAATAACCAAGGTCACGCAACAATGTCGTCCATTGATCGCCACCACTGCTTTCAGAGAAAGAAAGCACGTACGAAAGAATAGCGGCTGCCCATACCAACAAGGTGACGgattagtttaacgccgcttttggcagtaTTTCTGTCACGTCTTAGGATGAAAGCTTGATGTCGGAGGCAAGTAAAACAAATTTAGATGCTAACCACATTGATGAAATGCGAGAGTTTGTCGACCTGTTGTCGTCAAACCTACCATCATCTTAAGAGGCGCATCTCTGGAAAGCAAATAGCGACTCCTTGTACGAGCTTGATACTTGCACTCCACAACGTTGCAGTGACCAgctcgtgtgagtgagtgactggttataagcgagtgagtgagtatgagaGGGTGATAATAcaagggttggctgaaaagttctcagcctgagtggtttttccccaccaggtagagacaggtgtttgccaccaatgaggacaatcatttagtgaatcatagacacaagaactacaaacgtactaatagttttatctcaactacagctctttcggtaaacctaccctctgaaatcatcagaaatggacaaaactgaatacagggcagtcatcaagtacttgcaaaagaaagggatgtccccaacacagatacatgctgacatggtctccactctaggggatgatgctccttcattttccacagtaaagaagtgggctgcagaatttaagtgtggcagacaaagccttgatgatgacccacgctcaggaaggccttcaacagcaaacactcaagaaaacatcacgcgagtgctcggtatgttgatggatgatcgacgattgactactcgacatattgctagtgtagtgggcatctctcatgagagggttgagcatatgatcaccaacgaattaggaatgacgaaagtttctgcaagatgggtgccaaagctcttgacagcagaacagaaacgtgtcaggttccagacgtctcttgacaatttgcgtcgttttgaagcagatcccgatgattttgtggcacgatttgtaaccatggatgagacctggatacatcactttcaaccagaaacaaaactacagtcaaaacagtggaagcatcctgattcaccagctccgaagaaagccaagtctgttccttcagctggaaaggtgatggcatcagtcttttgggattccaggggtattctgctcattgattatcttgaaaaaggtcaaactatcaacggcagatactatgctgatctactgaaccagttgcgagaagcaatcaaagccaaacgacgagggatgatcgctaaaggtgtcctcttccgccaagacaatgcgcctgttcacaaatcggtggtggccatgtcaacaatccgcgattgacctcattgaccatcctccttattcacctgatttggctccttctgacttccacctgttccccaaaatgaaaaaggaactcgccggtcgccattttgcaagtaatgatgacgtcatttccgctgtgactgatttttttagggtagctgaagatttcttcctgaccgggattcgggccttgcagcatcgctggcaaaagtgtgtgaacttggaaggggactatgtataaaaataaattacaaacatggactttgtaacatttttttcacagtgaggcttagaacttttcagcctaCCCTCGTACGTCGCGAACCCTCGACCTAGCAATCACCGGCGGACATTGTAACCACTACCCCACGGAGGCGGTCAATAAAATAATCAGAAAAATGctaggtgggtgagtgagtgaattcaatTTTACGCcggctttagcaatattccagcaatagcacggcgggggtcaccagaaattgtcttcacacatagtacccatgtagggaatcgaccAGCTTCTGTGAAATGGAGGCAAGGTTTGTAATGATGTCAACACTGATAGTCCTCAAAGACGTAAAacagtgcgtgagtgagtttggttttaaccCGCTTGTACCAATAATCCAGCGGTATCACCAGTCACCAGAACCGGGGACACACTTAAGTGCCTATGAGGGTAGTCGAACACTAGTCTTCAGCgaaacgagcgaacgctttaaccactaggctacccaaccgccccttaAAAAGAATGACAACATATTGCGGGTATTAATTTACACCGATATTTGTCTGTGTGCGAAAACTTGGAAGCTGAAATCAAGACAATgctttatgccgttttagacaacATTACAACAGACATAGGCTTCAAACATGGTACCCCATTTTCACACTGTTGAAAATCGGAAACGCTATTGTCGTGTCGACAAACCCCTTAACCAGGCGGCTATCCAACCACCCCTACTTACAGTGATATTGTGCTTTTCAAGAAATTGCCATTTTGTCCTATTACACTATCACGTGGTGTGGATCAACAGTCAGAATGGTTATTCTTAGCCGTACGTGCATCTCATGGCAGGATTTAAGCTCTTGTTTGTCTCACAGTTTAATCCACGCCGGTTTTGAGTAGGTCTTGAGTTGGTAAGGATTGCTTGACATATATATTTCGTGAATTCATATAACAGAAGCTATGACCAGGTTCATTGGGTATACACCAGTGCACAGGGACGTATGTTTTGGCCTTTTGGTTGAGTTGACCGAAATTCTATTCATGAACATCTGGATAAAACTTACAAAATGGGCGGGGCGAGAGTGTGTGCGCACACCTGAGTGTAtgcgtgttgtttgttatggGGTAAATAAATTGCGCATCGAATAATGTTTATTACTAAAAATAGTTCCTGGTAAGTGACATTATTTGCATATGGATCAAATTTAGCTTTGGAAACCGCTACATGGTTTTATGCACGCTTCCATAAAAAAAATTTGTATTTTGTCCCAGAATAATACATCGTCAACACACTGAAGATGTAGAATTCATATTATCTTAATGAgtttgtgagtgaatgattttagttttaccaatattccagcaatatcacgacgggaaaaaacagaaatgggcttcacacatggccATGTGGTCAGTTGAACCCgagttttcagcgtgacgagcgaacgttttaacgaCACGGCTGTCTTGCCGCCCCTTGTCCCAATGCAAACGTTGGGGAAAATGTATGGCCCTGTTTGTTTGTGAGCTATCATGAAAATTTCAAATCGTTTATGCGAGTGATACTTCAGTCTGTGGACAGTCTGAAACAGTATGATGGAACTATGCAAGGATTATATATAAACACGGCCTCTAAACACTTCTACACCAGTGTTTAGCAACGGATTCAAAGTAAACTGACAGCCAAAAGAAAGTGGACACTTGAATGTTGGACTTGATTAaaaagaaaaacgttagcaaaacttTACAAAGCTGAAAATCCCCTGAACAGAACACTGACATCCGTATCAATATATCACCCTCGGATAaccatttcaatattttaattttttggCGCCATTGAATAagtgtgtatattttcttttgcCCTCGCACATTTCACAGACTCCAGGTttgtagttttgtttgtttgttaaatacacaaatattacatatatctCACGTCGTTCTCTAAATACCCGTGTCTGGatattccagtgattgatatcatgaaaatcCATCCAGGCATATCATGATTTATTCAATGAACCACGACAAACAGCCAGAACACAGACTTATTAAGTAGCCTTAAACAATAATCATACGTCGCTACGGATCCAACTACTACCTATAATCCTTAGAGGCCCTTAATCCCAGCACTTGTGCCAGAAACACGCGCGGCGTAACACCAGTAACACGTATTGTGAATTGTTTTTTCACATCTCTGTAACAGACGTTTATGGGTAGTCTCGAAAACACAACCAGGAAGCCGAATTCGTCCCAGAACCGCGATACTGTTAAAAGTCTGATGGTTCATGACTGAGAATACACACATTGTAGTATGTCAGGAGAAGGGTGATAAGCTCCTATATCCCCCGGCTCTTATCTGGATAACCAGTAAACCTGTATCGATCTTAGCATTACCTACATACTCGGAGTGGCATGGGTTCGAAACGATTGTTGGGATATACCGCTGAGTGGCCTACTATGATCCTCTGCACTGGTGCTAGGTTCGAATCCTTGACTTGAAGGGCTTGATCTTGCTGTTGTTTTAGTTTTAAAGATTTGTTGCTAAAAGTCCTAGAATAAAGATAAGCACTCTTTGTTATTTATTATGACGTGTGTAGCtctgtgaagattcgggttataGTGCGTGAGTTTAGATTTTACCCACAAACAGCGACATGCTAGTGGCattgcggtggtctgtaaataatccattctggaccagacaacccattgATCAATTGAATATGCATCGACTTACGCAACTGGGAttcgatggcatgtgtcaacattCTTTG
The window above is part of the Haliotis asinina isolate JCU_RB_2024 chromosome 1, JCU_Hal_asi_v2, whole genome shotgun sequence genome. Proteins encoded here:
- the LOC137287883 gene encoding uncharacterized protein isoform X1 yields the protein MSDGGVVVTRPSRILRCRTAVGVLGEDWKEFSAVDWATENRVRFRPVSCADSGRRRSQLMLTKLDGGRRHNPHAGLARHIDQLHGKKPVCAVQTLLKEPTPDKTLTPSMYTTQFEYRKPPEPRLVIFRRDKEKKAVGIVPKNNITSRTDIRDEMMLPVCESLEMPSMENPHTYFPRRKRVSTPYQEEGVFYSESHCAKVCSAPTGGARIGITNLTGKEFTRRRFVAPPRNTLTVKGFDGGLPPTDNATFQSEMMPFMRAKTII
- the LOC137287883 gene encoding uncharacterized protein isoform X2; this translates as MWNKISGSAAEKPVIYPEWKEFSAVDWATENRVRFRPVSCADSGRRRSQLMLTKLDGGRRHNPHAGLARHIDQLHGKKPVCAVQTLLKEPTPDKTLTPSMYTTQFEYRKPPEPRLVIFRRDKEKKAVGIVPKNNITSRTDIRDEMMLPVCESLEMPSMENPHTYFPRRKRVSTPYQEEGVFYSESHCAKVCSAPTGGARIGITNLTGKEFTRRRFVAPPRNTLTVKGFDGGLPPTDNATFQSEMMPFMRAKTII